The segment ccaaaatggccaattttttcACCTACTCACGactttgagggcacaaatctcttcgtaaacaaaaccagcgcacctgagcttctcattttaagcttattgcaagttagcaaggtggagcggatctggttggttagaacacttgactaccacgccgaggacctgggatcgaatcccactcccaataaactcgcaaaatgtgagttcttccttcggaagggaagtgaaacgtgggtcccgagatgaactagcccagggctaaaaatctcgttaatacagataaaaaaaaagtgagcaagaacagaataataaaatgcactgttgttataagcttgcttcttgagatttgtgcgtctgaagctcTGATGTACTTCTGTTGCGGGAttacaagacgtttgtccttaagaggtTGAAGATAGGGACTAGTGGTTCATATGATGAGGCAAAGAGGAAATGTTACTGAACATTTTAAGCGAACTTTTTGAAGTTCCCAAAGAAAGTTTCCCATAAAATACGAAATGTGTAAATGCGGTCTCTGAATCCACATTTCCATCACGACTAAACGGACGAATTTACGTTTTAGAAGATCTATTGCTTTTCATTTagaggctttaggacagaagctTGAacgacaaatggtcgaaggacaaaaggtcgaagggagaaaaggtcgaatgggacaaaaattGTAGTAGACCAAGCTACCAGCTGGTGTGTCTCACttataagaagaaaaaaaatgatgagtctttgttgttgctcattgagagatTATTATATGTgatgctgttatagaaatcatacgCATTTCAGCTTCTAATATTTTCgtgggaaatttttccttcttttgtttataggctattatttcaagttgtgttaatgtagtatttgaTGGCagtttaatttgattttttggttagaaatttttccttcttcaatttataggctatAGGACAAAAGgatcttatgtctttcgaccttttgtcatagattccatTTAGAAACATAACGTTTGGGTGATGTTCTGATCTGATTTGGTATCTTGCGCAACTATTGATAACTGGCTCAGAattgctgccgtgtgcagcatagttgtcccatgttactttttgacgattttgattttttatcatcAAGAGGTCTATTTTTACTTATACTTtcggaatatttttttggttagtATACATTGTTCAGAAACTCCattaaaacaacatcaagtcaatttgtcccatgttcaattttgaaaccataagctgtcccatgttcatttattttttctcaaaaccTATCCCATGTTCAATTTACACGCATAAAAAGCTATCCAAGCatctctgaggaaatcctgaatatTTTCCGGAAATCCTGATATTATGTGTAAAatacaacatgggacagcttatccTGCAAAAatcgacatgggacagcttatgatgaaaattacaacatgggacagtctataccgagaaaatcccgaaaattaCTACatttatcggcattacagtcccaccagagttttttttaaagCCATAGTAAATTGAATGTTGATGGAACTTTTTgttcatacttcaatgataaataccagTTCTAACGCTATGCTGATAGATTCACTCtgtgtttttattacacttgtcCGTAGAGAAGGAAACAAGGCTGATACTTAAAACGCGTATTTCTCAGTTTTCtgttttggaacatgggacaactatgctgcacacggcagaatgGTACAGGAAGTGTTGGTACTAAAAAAAGTGACAAATTCACATGGTTTTGATTCGGCGGATCCGATGATTCGAAATTCACTACACTCTACCCGAATAGCATTGGCTCCTGGTATAAAATTAGTATTAGCATTaaacaagtcgcacaaattcgtaggtgctacagtcccagatcgctgttgaGAGAATTGCCTCCTTTCCGtctgttaccaaagcacagagatttggggctaatcactgactctaagacaatatttacgcaatcctccaacggtcgagagcTGTCCTGCcgacgtccttgcgacagctgagggatggggaaggaagattagttgaACACCTAAGAAAGGTAGGTATGCAGATGCCTCTACGTCAGTGGTCTAGGTGTCACGTGAATTTGGGTGTTTTTAGTGGAAGCGTTGAGTCCAAAGGATACGTTCGGTCAAAGTTTATGCACCGCAACGATGTACAGGAACGGACTCACCAaattatattatcgtcgcaccaccaaatcgaagtcgtcacttgaagcacatgcgaagttgcggcatcgaagtaaatttgaatctctTTAAGAGTTACAatttgcactaatccaaattaagttgcgacatttctaagtaggttaaaaatcaatttacgcATCGCCGGTCACTTCAGATTTCAGTTAAAAGCTAGGCGAAAAGCATAATACAAATTCCAGTACTCTCGAGACGAAATTGTTGACTTCCATTTGCGTGTCCCGGACATTCAGCAGCAATATTACTAAAAACTATAGGAAAATCACGCGAAAATGTAGTAGAACCCCGATGGGAATATGATGAACTGTCATAACAATCGCAAATAACAATCGCAAACAACATAACAATCGCAAATCGCAaacgtgtggcttcgtggtcgtacggctagtgtcaccaagcatttagtcgcatcgtgctaggagcgcgggttcgattcccgccgcagctgtcaggaaaagttttcggctgtgccactgggcgttgcatgctagtccgttgtctagtgtcgtgcttccttcaaagagcgaatagctcactggaagtactaaacgtgtccgtgtcttcatCAAATTATCCGTATATCAATTCAAAAGCACTTTACGACAAAATCATAACCGAGGCCATATTGAAAACAACgcggagcaaaaaaaaaaaaaatacgtgaccGTGACAGAAGAATGCAGCGGCTCGCGCGCACAGCCCAGTACGAATTGGGTTCTGGTTAAAGAAAACCATTTAAAAACGAATAGTAGCACTACCgctcccccaaaccaaggcgaTTTTGAACTgcgacagcgatttttcaggCGAAGGTACTTCGAAGCCGCACCTCGCATTTTCATAAGTACAAATTACAAAAATCCTATAAATCGAATCGCGCTGAAAGTTTGATCGATTAATTTCGTCCAGTGAGTGATcaattgttcaaaatttcagcgcaaagcGGTGTTTGGTTTTTTCTAGTAGTATTTTTGAAAATGCGCTGTATGGCTAAAATGTTTACACACCTGTCGCTGACGATTTTTTTCActtcaaaatattgatcaaaatcgttttttcgactttttcagtAAAGTAGCCCTGTTGGCGATAGCCCTACCTTGTATTGATTAACCCTGCATCCTTCACCGTCTAACGTCATTCAGTGTATACTTGTGAGGGAGATGTTGGGAAGACTGACGTTTAGATATAGCAGTCAAAACACTATTGAACTAGAAACCTATTGATACACGTGAATTAAACTaaaatttgattattttgaaTTCCTAAAACTACTATTTGTGCTTAAAATTAATCGTTGTTCTTATTCTACGTAAGTAAAACTGTATTACACAATCACGAACATGTACTTAATACTAAATTGTTAAAACTAGGTAATCAACGAGCACAAACGTAGAGCTGCTGTACGGTGAATTTATTTACAATTAATGGACTAAAATCTGTAAGTAAAAACTGACTGCACACTTGAACTTATGCTAAAATAAAACCTATTTACAGCTTAAAGCTAATCCTACAGTAAAAGTGGAGTGCTAAATAGAAGTCCGAAAGTTTTTGAGTCGTAAAATTCACCTGTCAGCCAACAAATCTTTAAGAGATTTTAACACAACCTGTTTGAGGTTATTCGATTTTTGACCACTCGATCTGCGAAAAGGAGCAATGTCAAACACTGCTGGACGTCGTGCTAACTGCACAGTGCGAATGCTTACGGaggaggaatccatgcaagatGTCAATTGCCCTGCCTGCAATCGGCCAGACGTTGCCGATCGTATGATGGTGCAGTGTGACTCATGTGATTTGTGGTATCACTTCACATGTGTGGGAGTGGATGAGTCGGTGAAGGATCGTAGTTTCCGCTGCGGACGCTGCTCACGTCTATCGTCTAGAGCATCTTCACGTACAGGACAATCATCTTCTACTGCTGGCATCCGTGAAATGATTGAGCTCGAATTACAGCGTATTGAAGAAGAAAAGCAGATGCAAGACCGATTGATCCGTGAAGTAGAGGAGCACGAAAAGTCTTTACGTGAACGGGCAATGCAGGAAGAGTTGGAGATGAAGCGAAAAGCGAACCAAGAAAAGTGGCAACGAGAGAGGGAGTACATAAGCAAGAAGTACAATATACTGCAGTCTGCAACGGAGGTAGGAGATAGTGTGAGCCGGAAGAGTCTACGTAGTAACCGAAGCACCAGTAGCACGGTACGTCGATGGTTAGAAACCCAGATCAATGCGGCCGCGGTAGAAGTTACAACGAGTGTCATCACCCCAGTGACTACCGTGTCGTATACTGGAACGATCCCGAAACGCACCACTGCACCGGATAGTGTTGCCAGTAGCAAACTAGTCACATCAGCTCCGACAACCAATATTGCAGAACAGGCACATATTGTCCCTAGTTCCGATCAGAACTCGTTGTACAGCATAGCTGTCGGAGGAGTAGCTTCGCCAGAATGCCCTCAATCCGTCGGCGCCACTGGACAACTGGACGCCGTCTCAGTTCCAACATCGACATGTGTTCCCGAGTATCTAACAACCGAAGACGATGTGATATCTCCTCCCACAACGAAGCAATCAGCCTTATCAAAGGCATATTCGCGAATCTCGACGGCGGCATTGATGAGTCAGGCGAACTTGGAGCAACAAGTGCGGGATCTTCAACGTCAACTGGATAGCCTTCAAACTATGCGTAATCACCAGACTCAACCGAGTCGATCCAGCCAGCCATCCAATGCGTGCGACACGGGGATACACGGTAGGGTACCGTGTGAAGGTAGGTCGAAACCGTCCGTTGTCACATTTTCGACGGGTCAAGTGGATCCACCACGCTTCGGGGAACCTTTGTTCAATTCGACTCCGGCAACAATCTCTTACATCCCTAGGGTACCGAACAGTGTTTTCCTTGGCTCTTCGTGTCCGCCAGCATCAGCTAATGTTCCTCGCACCATGCATCATCCCTCCGTAACAAGTATCCCAAGTTACCCTAACCCGATCTCGTCACCATTGGttgtgccgagtttcccaccaATCGATACGGTTTATAGTCCGACTGCCCAGCAACTTGCAGCTCGGCATGTTGTGCCGAAGGACCTTCCACAGTTCGATGGGAATCCGCTGGATTGGCCACTTTTCTTTAGTAGTTACGCCAACTCTACTCAGATGTGTGGTTACACCGATGCGGAAAACCTCATGCGGCTACAACGTTGTTTAAAGGGAAATGCTCTTAGTGCGGTCAACTACCAGTTACTGCACCCTTCCTCCGTACCCCAAGTACTAGACACCTTGCGCACATTGTATGGTCGTCCCGAACTGATTGTAAATTCTCTGCTCAACAAGGTACGATCTACGCCAGCACCTAGAGCCGATAAATTGGAAAGCGTAATCAGTTTCGGTCTCGTAGTGCAAAATCTGTGTGGCCATCTTCGGGCaatgggtatgaataaccatctTTCAAATCCTACCCTCCTGCAAGAAATGGTAAGCAAGCTGCCGGCAAGTGTGAAACTTAGCTGGGCTCTGTACCAGCACCAAATTTCATCAGTAGACTTAAGTACGTTCGGGGATTTCATGTCTACCATCGTTTCTGCCGCCAGCAACGTTTCTTTCAATACTGATTTCGAACCAAAACAAGACAAGTCGAGAGTGAAAGAAAAGGGATTCTTAAACGCGCACGACGATGGAGAAACATCGAAGCGACAAACCGAATATCAACAGGATATCAATATCGGGGAAAAAACATCGGTTCACGCGAAGCCATGCCCAGTCTGTGAAAAACTGGGCCACAAGGTGAAAGAATGTTTTAAGTTCCAGAAAAGTACTATTGATGAGCGATGGAAGCTAGTGCAGCAGTTACAGCTTTGTAGGCGTTGCTTGACCACACACGGTAAGTGGCCGTGTAAAGCTCCAGCTTGTGGATTGGACGGGTGTGAGTTGAAACACCATAAGTTGCTACATTCGGAGCAACAGGAACCTTCATCAATCAACGAAAAATCATCACCAGTGACCGCTAAGATAAATCTTCATCGTCAAGGACTACGTTCAACGCTCTTCCGGATTATTCCAGTTCGCTTATACGGCAAAGACGCGACAGTCGATGTGCTAGCCTTCTTGGACGATGGCTCTTCATATACACTGGTAGAAACAGCAGTCGCAGATCAGCTAGGAGTCGGAGACGGAGAAGTACAACCGCTGTGCCTGCAGTGGACAAACAACGTTACACGCACAGAAACCAACTCAAAGGTCGTGCAGTTGAATATCTCCGGTATTTCTGGTGGTAAGCAATACGCGCTGGATGAAGTGCGAACGGTGGAGAGCCTCTGTTTGCCACCACAATCCCTTCGTTACGATGAGCTGGCACAACAGTTCCCCCATCTTCGTGGATTGCCGGTGAACAGCTACAATGGAGACGTCCCTCGCATCCTGATCGGTTTAGATAACACCAACCTAATGGTGACTCTGAAGATGAGGATGAGGAAACCTAGAGAACCAGTTGCAACGAAGACCAAGCTGGGCTGGACAGTCTACGGCAACGTGGAAGGTTTGGACGACCCGCCCGAACATAGACTGCTTCACATTTGCGAAGGACCATCCGACCATGAACTGCAtagattggttgaaaatttctttTCCGTTGAATGTACTGGAGTCAAAGTCGCTCCTATAGTAGAAGCAGATGACGACCGTCGGGCTCGAGAAATAATGGAGAACACAACAGTCCGTACGCCATCTGGTAGATTCGAAACGGGGCTATTGTGGCGGTACGACCATTTTGAGTTTCCTGAAAGCCGTTCAATGGCAGAGCGACGACTACGGTGTCTCGAGCGTAGGCTGTCGACGGACGCAGAGCTCAACGACAAAGTGAAGAAGCATATGGACGAGTTGGAATCAAAGGGCTATATTCGTAAAGCGACACGCCGTGAGTTGGACTCCTTCGACCCCCGAAGAACTTGGTTTCTCCCCCTAGCACTAGTTTTGAACCCAAACAAACCAGGCAAAATACGTATGGTTTGGGATGCTTCTGCAAAGGTAGAAGGAGTATCATTTAACTCGATGCTCCTAAAAGGACCTGACCTCCTCACATCGCTCCAGTCGGTTCTTCATCGCTTTCGTCAACGTCAGATTGCCGTAGTCGGAGACATCAGAGAGATGTTTTTCCAACTCCTTATCTGTCCAGAAGACCAACAATCACAATGTTTCGTCTGGCGTGACGATCCGTTGTCTCCTACCGATGTTTACATTATCAATGTTGCGACCTTTGGGTCGACATGCTCGCCATGCTCGGCCCAGTATGTAAAAAATCGCAATGCAGAAGAATGGAGGTGTCAATTCCCAGAAGCCGTCGATGCCATTATCCATAACCACTACGTGGACGATTACCTCGATAGCAAGGACACCGTGGAAGAAGCCATACAAATAGCCCTTGAGGTCAAAGAAGTTCACGCTAAAGGCAAATTCGAACTGCGTAATTGGTTATCTAATTCGGAAGAAGTTGTTCGACGAGTCGGGGAAAGCTCTAATAGCGATAACAAGAACTTTGCCAT is part of the Aedes albopictus strain Foshan unplaced genomic scaffold, AalbF5 HiC_scaffold_367, whole genome shotgun sequence genome and harbors:
- the LOC115269794 gene encoding uncharacterized protein LOC115269794, whose product is MSNTAGRRANCTVRMLTEEESMQDVNCPACNRPDVADRMMVQCDSCDLWYHFTCVGVDESVKDRSFRCGRCSRLSSRASSRTGQSSSTAGIREMIELELQRIEEEKQMQDRLIREVEEHEKSLRERAMQEELEMKRKANQEKWQREREYISKKYNILQSATEVGDSVSRKSLRSNRSTSSTVRRWLETQINAAAVEVTTSVITPVTTVSYTGTIPKRTTAPDSVASSKLVTSAPTTNIAEQAHIVPSSDQNSLYSIAVGGVASPECPQSVGATGQLDAVSVPTSTCVPEYLTTEDDVISPPTTKQSALSKAYSRISTAALMSQANLEQQVRDLQRQLDSLQTMRNHQTQPSRSSQPSNACDTGIHGRVPCEGRSKPSVVTFSTGQVDPPRFGEPLFNSTPATISYIPRVPNSVFLGSSCPPASANVPRTMHHPSVTSIPSYPNPISSPLVVPSFPPIDTVYSPTAQQLAARHVVPKDLPQFDGNPLDWPLFFSSYANSTQMCGYTDAENLMRLQRCLKGNALSAVNYQLLHPSSVPQVLDTLRTLYGRPELIVNSLLNKVRSTPAPRADKLESVISFGLVVQNLCGHLRAMGMNNHLSNPTLLQEMVSKLPASVKLSWALYQHQISSVDLSTFGDFMSTIVSAASNVSFNTDFEPKQDKSRVKEKGFLNAHDDGETSKRQTEYQQDINIGEKTSVHAKPCPVCEKLGHKVKECFKFQKSTIDERWKLVQQLQLCRRCLTTHGKWPCKAPACGLDGCELKHHKLLHSEQQEPSSINEKSSPVTAKINLHRQGLRSTLFRIIPVRLYGKDATVDVLAFLDDGSSYTLVETAVADQLGVGDGEVQPLCLQWTNNVTRTETNSKVVQLNISGISGGKQYALDEVRTVESLCLPPQSLRYDELAQQFPHLRGLPVNSYNGDVPRILIGLDNTNLMVTLKMRMRKPREPVATKTKLGWTVYGNVEGLDDPPEHRLLHICEGPSDHELHRLVENFFSVECTGVKVAPIVEADDDRRAREIMENTTVRTPSGRFETGLLWRYDHFEFPESRSMAERRLRCLERRLSTDAELNDKVKKHMDELESKGYIRKATRRELDSFDPRRTWFLPLALVLNPNKPGKIRMVWDASAKVEGVSFNSMLLKGPDLLTSLQSVLHRFRQRQIAVVGDIREMFFQLLICPEDQQSQCFVWRDDPLSPTDVYIINVATFGSTCSPCSAQYVKNRNAEEWRCQFPEAVDAIIHNHYVDDYLDSKDTVEEAIQIALEVKEVHAKGKFELRNWLSNSEEVVRRVGESSNSDNKNFAMDKVAGVERVLGMQWMPATDHFTFSLSLRDNVEQLLVGNKIPTKREVLRVVMSIFDPLGLVAAYVVHGKCLVQDIWRSKVDWDQKIPDEIFKRWCQWTHALRGLSAVSVPRCYFPGYSLSSLQNIELHVFVDASLVAFSCVAYFRVFDHGQFRCALVSAKSKVAPLKPLSIPRLELQAAVIGSRLMKSIQESHSLPIQRRVLWSDSSTVLSWIQSDQRKYRQFVAVRVGEILSQTTIEEWRKVPGKLNVADEATKWGEGPCFDKQSRWFSGPEFLYKDETEWPSNKLPKPDSTEELLAVHAHHREVPASFIDFKRFSKWERLQRSVAYTLRFCGKVAGKVCHEQTKDGAHLTQGELQAAEEAIFRWIQAEAYPDEVFAIKREQLRNSNVTPKLENSSPLRKLSPKMDCAGILRMDGRIGAARFVSYDTKFPIILPKNHYVTALILDWYHRRYAHGNNETVVNEVRQKFHISSLRNAIRTTAKNCMWCTVNKGSPRVPRMASLPECRLAAYVRPFTFVGVDYCGPYFVRIGRSNVKRWVVLFVCQTVRAIHLEVASSLSTDSCILAVRRFIARRGAPMEIYSDQGTNFQGANKQLKNELRKINRTLSDTFTNRDTLWRFNPPSTPHMGGSWERLIRSVKIALNTLSTSKTPSEETFQTILIEVEAMVNSRPLTYVPLVTENEEALTPNHFLMLSSSGTVQPAKQPVDISKTLRTNWGHVQEALDRMWKRWIREYLPTISRRTKWFKESKPLQTGDLVIIVDEGVRNSWVRGKVLRTYPGKDGRVRVADVQTSGGVLQRAAAKLAVLDIAGSGTAEGSLQQYESGNVGDSPTLY